From one Sphaeramia orbicularis chromosome 9, fSphaOr1.1, whole genome shotgun sequence genomic stretch:
- the LOC115425661 gene encoding LHFPL tetraspan subfamily member 2a protein-like — protein MCHVIVTCRSMLWTLLSIIVAFAELIAFMSPDWLLGFPRSDPTVSRVGVDSGEYRPSLGLYSRCLRIGSQGVGVICGPYAGTFGEVASGFWQAAMLFLAAGTLVLGCVACISIFSLCFQSILRKSIFNICGLLQAIAGLLLMVGLMLYPAGWGSDKVISYCGAEALPFRPASCSLGWAFYAAIGGTLAAFLCAVLSAQAEIATSSDKVQEEIEEGKSLICLL, from the exons ATGTGCCATGTTATTGTAACATGCCGCTCCATGCTGTGGACGCTGCTCAGTATCATTGTGGCCTTTGCTGAGCTCATTGCTTTCATGAGTCCAGATTGGCTGCTGGGATTCCCCCGGTCAGACCCCACTGTGAGTCGGGTGGGGGTGGACTCAGGGGAGTACCGCCCGTCTCTTGGCCTATACAGCCGCTGCCTTCGCATTGGGTCCCAGGGGGTAGGGGTGATCTGCGGCCCATATGCGGGGACATTTGGAGAGGTGGCCAGTGGCTTCTGGCAGGCGGCCATGTTGTTTCTTGCAGCGGGAACGTTGGTGCTGGGCTGTGTGGCCTGTATTTCCATTTTCAGCCTGTGCTTCCAGAGCATCCTCAGGAAGAGCATATTCAACATCTGTGGACTGCTGCAAGCAATAGCAG GTTTGTTGCTGATGGTGGGCCTGATGCTGTACCCTGCCGGCTGGGGCTCAGACAAGGTCATCAGCTACTGCGGTGCCGAGGCCCTGCCCTTCAGGCCGGCGTCGTGCTCCCTCGGCTGGGCTTTCTACGCCGCCATCGGAGGAACACTGGCCGCCTTTCTGTGTGCTGTTCTTTCTGCACAGGCTGAGATCGCCACATCCAGTGATAAGGTTcaagaggagatagaggagggaaAGAGTCTGATCTGCTTGCTCTGA
- the LOC115425643 gene encoding secretory carrier-associated membrane protein 1-like isoform X2, with translation MSDFDSNPFADPDFSNPFQDPSVTQVTRSAPPGGLEEYNPFTDSRTAAPGNASKPTPAPSQNTQPAIMKPTEEPPAYSQQQTQRHNEDQARAQAELLRRQEELEKKAAELDRRERELQSHGAAGRKNNWPPLPEKFPVGPCFYHDIAVDIPIEFQKTVKIMYNLWMFHTGTLFVNMFGCLAWFCVDASRGVDFGLAMLWFLLFTPCSFVCWYRPLYGAFRSDSSFRFFVFFFVYICQFGVHVLQTIGITGWGTCGWIAALTGLNTSIPVGIIMLLIAALFTALSVGSLIMFKKVHALYRTTGASFEKAQQEFATGVMSNKTVQTAAANAAANAASNAARGAFKAHP, from the exons ATGTCGGATTTTGACAGCAACCCGTTCGCAGACCCGGACTTCAGTAACCCCTTTCAG GATCCGTCAGTGACACAGGTGACCCGGTCTGCCCCTCCAGGTGGTCTGGAGGAGTATAACCCATTCACAGACTCTAGAACG GCAGCCCCTGGAAATGCCTCTAAACCGACTCCTGCCCCTTCCCAGAACACACAACCTGCCATCATGAAGCCCACAGAAGAGCCGCCTGCTTATTCACAGCAACAGA CTCAGCGGCATAATGAG GACCAGGCACGTGCTCAGGCTGAGTTGTTGAGGAGGCAGGAGGAGTTGGAGAAGAAAGCAGCAGAACTCGATCGTCGGGAGAGAGAGTTACAGTCCCATGGAGCTGCAG GCCGAAAGAACAACTGGCCTCCCCTGCCAGAGAAGTTTCCCGTTGGGCCTTGTTTCTACCATGACATCGCAGTGGACATTCCTATAGAGTTTCAGAAGACTGTCAAGATCATGTACAACTTGTGGATGT TTCACACAGGTACACTCTTCGTGAACATGTTCGGCTGCCTGGCCTGGTTCTGTGTGGATGCATCCCGTGGGGTAGATTTTGGCCTGGCCATGTTATGGTTTCTGCTCTTCACACCTTGCTCTTTTGTCTGCTGGTACAGACCACTTTATGGGGCTTTCAG GAGTGACAGCTCATTCcgcttctttgtcttcttctttgtctATATCTGTCAGTTTGGTGTTCATGTGCTGCAGACTATTGGCATCACAGGCTGGGGAACATG TGGATGGATTGCAGCTTTAACCGGTCTGAACACCAGCATCCCTGTAGGCATCATCATGTTGCTTATCGCAGCCCTGTTCACTGCTCTATCTGTGGGCTCACTCATCATGTTTAAAAAG GTGCATGCACTGTATCGTACCACCGGTGCTAGTTTTGAAAAGGCCCAGCAGGAGTTTGCAACCGGGGTCATGTCGAACAAGACCGTTCAGACTGCAGCTGCCAACGCTGCAGCCAACGCCGCCTCCAACGCCGCCCGCGGGGCCTTCAAAGCTCACCCCTAA
- the LOC115425643 gene encoding secretory carrier-associated membrane protein 1-like isoform X5 encodes MSDFDSNPFADPDFSNPFQAAPGNASKPTPAPSQNTQPAIMKPTEEPPAYSQQQTQDQARAQAELLRRQEELEKKAAELDRRERELQSHGAAGRKNNWPPLPEKFPVGPCFYHDIAVDIPIEFQKTVKIMYNLWMFHTGTLFVNMFGCLAWFCVDASRGVDFGLAMLWFLLFTPCSFVCWYRPLYGAFRSDSSFRFFVFFFVYICQFGVHVLQTIGITGWGTCGWIAALTGLNTSIPVGIIMLLIAALFTALSVGSLIMFKKVHALYRTTGASFEKAQQEFATGVMSNKTVQTAAANAAANAASNAARGAFKAHP; translated from the exons ATGTCGGATTTTGACAGCAACCCGTTCGCAGACCCGGACTTCAGTAACCCCTTTCAG GCAGCCCCTGGAAATGCCTCTAAACCGACTCCTGCCCCTTCCCAGAACACACAACCTGCCATCATGAAGCCCACAGAAGAGCCGCCTGCTTATTCACAGCAACAGACTCAG GACCAGGCACGTGCTCAGGCTGAGTTGTTGAGGAGGCAGGAGGAGTTGGAGAAGAAAGCAGCAGAACTCGATCGTCGGGAGAGAGAGTTACAGTCCCATGGAGCTGCAG GCCGAAAGAACAACTGGCCTCCCCTGCCAGAGAAGTTTCCCGTTGGGCCTTGTTTCTACCATGACATCGCAGTGGACATTCCTATAGAGTTTCAGAAGACTGTCAAGATCATGTACAACTTGTGGATGT TTCACACAGGTACACTCTTCGTGAACATGTTCGGCTGCCTGGCCTGGTTCTGTGTGGATGCATCCCGTGGGGTAGATTTTGGCCTGGCCATGTTATGGTTTCTGCTCTTCACACCTTGCTCTTTTGTCTGCTGGTACAGACCACTTTATGGGGCTTTCAG GAGTGACAGCTCATTCcgcttctttgtcttcttctttgtctATATCTGTCAGTTTGGTGTTCATGTGCTGCAGACTATTGGCATCACAGGCTGGGGAACATG TGGATGGATTGCAGCTTTAACCGGTCTGAACACCAGCATCCCTGTAGGCATCATCATGTTGCTTATCGCAGCCCTGTTCACTGCTCTATCTGTGGGCTCACTCATCATGTTTAAAAAG GTGCATGCACTGTATCGTACCACCGGTGCTAGTTTTGAAAAGGCCCAGCAGGAGTTTGCAACCGGGGTCATGTCGAACAAGACCGTTCAGACTGCAGCTGCCAACGCTGCAGCCAACGCCGCCTCCAACGCCGCCCGCGGGGCCTTCAAAGCTCACCCCTAA
- the LOC115425643 gene encoding secretory carrier-associated membrane protein 1-like isoform X4, with protein MSDFDSNPFADPDFSNPFQAAPGNASKPTPAPSQNTQPAIMKPTEEPPAYSQQQTQRHNEDQARAQAELLRRQEELEKKAAELDRRERELQSHGAAGRKNNWPPLPEKFPVGPCFYHDIAVDIPIEFQKTVKIMYNLWMFHTGTLFVNMFGCLAWFCVDASRGVDFGLAMLWFLLFTPCSFVCWYRPLYGAFRSDSSFRFFVFFFVYICQFGVHVLQTIGITGWGTCGWIAALTGLNTSIPVGIIMLLIAALFTALSVGSLIMFKKVHALYRTTGASFEKAQQEFATGVMSNKTVQTAAANAAANAASNAARGAFKAHP; from the exons ATGTCGGATTTTGACAGCAACCCGTTCGCAGACCCGGACTTCAGTAACCCCTTTCAG GCAGCCCCTGGAAATGCCTCTAAACCGACTCCTGCCCCTTCCCAGAACACACAACCTGCCATCATGAAGCCCACAGAAGAGCCGCCTGCTTATTCACAGCAACAGACTCAG CGGCATAATGAG GACCAGGCACGTGCTCAGGCTGAGTTGTTGAGGAGGCAGGAGGAGTTGGAGAAGAAAGCAGCAGAACTCGATCGTCGGGAGAGAGAGTTACAGTCCCATGGAGCTGCAG GCCGAAAGAACAACTGGCCTCCCCTGCCAGAGAAGTTTCCCGTTGGGCCTTGTTTCTACCATGACATCGCAGTGGACATTCCTATAGAGTTTCAGAAGACTGTCAAGATCATGTACAACTTGTGGATGT TTCACACAGGTACACTCTTCGTGAACATGTTCGGCTGCCTGGCCTGGTTCTGTGTGGATGCATCCCGTGGGGTAGATTTTGGCCTGGCCATGTTATGGTTTCTGCTCTTCACACCTTGCTCTTTTGTCTGCTGGTACAGACCACTTTATGGGGCTTTCAG GAGTGACAGCTCATTCcgcttctttgtcttcttctttgtctATATCTGTCAGTTTGGTGTTCATGTGCTGCAGACTATTGGCATCACAGGCTGGGGAACATG TGGATGGATTGCAGCTTTAACCGGTCTGAACACCAGCATCCCTGTAGGCATCATCATGTTGCTTATCGCAGCCCTGTTCACTGCTCTATCTGTGGGCTCACTCATCATGTTTAAAAAG GTGCATGCACTGTATCGTACCACCGGTGCTAGTTTTGAAAAGGCCCAGCAGGAGTTTGCAACCGGGGTCATGTCGAACAAGACCGTTCAGACTGCAGCTGCCAACGCTGCAGCCAACGCCGCCTCCAACGCCGCCCGCGGGGCCTTCAAAGCTCACCCCTAA
- the LOC115425643 gene encoding secretory carrier-associated membrane protein 1-like isoform X3 produces the protein MSDFDSNPFADPDFSNPFQDPSVTQVTRSAPPGGLEEYNPFTDSRTAAPGNASKPTPAPSQNTQPAIMKPTEEPPAYSQQQTQDQARAQAELLRRQEELEKKAAELDRRERELQSHGAAGRKNNWPPLPEKFPVGPCFYHDIAVDIPIEFQKTVKIMYNLWMFHTGTLFVNMFGCLAWFCVDASRGVDFGLAMLWFLLFTPCSFVCWYRPLYGAFRSDSSFRFFVFFFVYICQFGVHVLQTIGITGWGTCGWIAALTGLNTSIPVGIIMLLIAALFTALSVGSLIMFKKVHALYRTTGASFEKAQQEFATGVMSNKTVQTAAANAAANAASNAARGAFKAHP, from the exons ATGTCGGATTTTGACAGCAACCCGTTCGCAGACCCGGACTTCAGTAACCCCTTTCAG GATCCGTCAGTGACACAGGTGACCCGGTCTGCCCCTCCAGGTGGTCTGGAGGAGTATAACCCATTCACAGACTCTAGAACG GCAGCCCCTGGAAATGCCTCTAAACCGACTCCTGCCCCTTCCCAGAACACACAACCTGCCATCATGAAGCCCACAGAAGAGCCGCCTGCTTATTCACAGCAACAGACTCAG GACCAGGCACGTGCTCAGGCTGAGTTGTTGAGGAGGCAGGAGGAGTTGGAGAAGAAAGCAGCAGAACTCGATCGTCGGGAGAGAGAGTTACAGTCCCATGGAGCTGCAG GCCGAAAGAACAACTGGCCTCCCCTGCCAGAGAAGTTTCCCGTTGGGCCTTGTTTCTACCATGACATCGCAGTGGACATTCCTATAGAGTTTCAGAAGACTGTCAAGATCATGTACAACTTGTGGATGT TTCACACAGGTACACTCTTCGTGAACATGTTCGGCTGCCTGGCCTGGTTCTGTGTGGATGCATCCCGTGGGGTAGATTTTGGCCTGGCCATGTTATGGTTTCTGCTCTTCACACCTTGCTCTTTTGTCTGCTGGTACAGACCACTTTATGGGGCTTTCAG GAGTGACAGCTCATTCcgcttctttgtcttcttctttgtctATATCTGTCAGTTTGGTGTTCATGTGCTGCAGACTATTGGCATCACAGGCTGGGGAACATG TGGATGGATTGCAGCTTTAACCGGTCTGAACACCAGCATCCCTGTAGGCATCATCATGTTGCTTATCGCAGCCCTGTTCACTGCTCTATCTGTGGGCTCACTCATCATGTTTAAAAAG GTGCATGCACTGTATCGTACCACCGGTGCTAGTTTTGAAAAGGCCCAGCAGGAGTTTGCAACCGGGGTCATGTCGAACAAGACCGTTCAGACTGCAGCTGCCAACGCTGCAGCCAACGCCGCCTCCAACGCCGCCCGCGGGGCCTTCAAAGCTCACCCCTAA
- the LOC115425643 gene encoding secretory carrier-associated membrane protein 1-like isoform X1, with protein sequence MSDFDSNPFADPDFSNPFQDPSVTQVTRSAPPGGLEEYNPFTDSRTAAPGNASKPTPAPSQNTQPAIMKPTEEPPAYSQQQTQRHNEDQARAQAELLRRQEELEKKAAELDRRERELQSHGAAGRKNNWPPLPEKFPVGPCFYHDIAVDIPIEFQKTVKIMYNLWMFHTGTLFVNMFGCLAWFCVDASRGVDFGLAMLWFLLFTPCSFVCWYRPLYGAFRSDSSFRFFVFFFVYICQFGVHVLQTIGITGWGTCGWIAALTGLNTSIPVGIIMLLIAALFTALSVGSLIMFKKVHALYRTTGASFEKAQQEFATGVMSNKTVQTAAANAAANAASNAARGAFKAHP encoded by the exons ATGTCGGATTTTGACAGCAACCCGTTCGCAGACCCGGACTTCAGTAACCCCTTTCAG GATCCGTCAGTGACACAGGTGACCCGGTCTGCCCCTCCAGGTGGTCTGGAGGAGTATAACCCATTCACAGACTCTAGAACG GCAGCCCCTGGAAATGCCTCTAAACCGACTCCTGCCCCTTCCCAGAACACACAACCTGCCATCATGAAGCCCACAGAAGAGCCGCCTGCTTATTCACAGCAACAGACTCAG CGGCATAATGAG GACCAGGCACGTGCTCAGGCTGAGTTGTTGAGGAGGCAGGAGGAGTTGGAGAAGAAAGCAGCAGAACTCGATCGTCGGGAGAGAGAGTTACAGTCCCATGGAGCTGCAG GCCGAAAGAACAACTGGCCTCCCCTGCCAGAGAAGTTTCCCGTTGGGCCTTGTTTCTACCATGACATCGCAGTGGACATTCCTATAGAGTTTCAGAAGACTGTCAAGATCATGTACAACTTGTGGATGT TTCACACAGGTACACTCTTCGTGAACATGTTCGGCTGCCTGGCCTGGTTCTGTGTGGATGCATCCCGTGGGGTAGATTTTGGCCTGGCCATGTTATGGTTTCTGCTCTTCACACCTTGCTCTTTTGTCTGCTGGTACAGACCACTTTATGGGGCTTTCAG GAGTGACAGCTCATTCcgcttctttgtcttcttctttgtctATATCTGTCAGTTTGGTGTTCATGTGCTGCAGACTATTGGCATCACAGGCTGGGGAACATG TGGATGGATTGCAGCTTTAACCGGTCTGAACACCAGCATCCCTGTAGGCATCATCATGTTGCTTATCGCAGCCCTGTTCACTGCTCTATCTGTGGGCTCACTCATCATGTTTAAAAAG GTGCATGCACTGTATCGTACCACCGGTGCTAGTTTTGAAAAGGCCCAGCAGGAGTTTGCAACCGGGGTCATGTCGAACAAGACCGTTCAGACTGCAGCTGCCAACGCTGCAGCCAACGCCGCCTCCAACGCCGCCCGCGGGGCCTTCAAAGCTCACCCCTAA